Proteins co-encoded in one Oncorhynchus kisutch isolate 150728-3 linkage group LG1, Okis_V2, whole genome shotgun sequence genomic window:
- the LOC109896911 gene encoding signal peptidase complex subunit 1 translates to MLFETGSLTRQIEYFFFFHLIIQHSKMLSIFNSIPTHMDYKGQKLAEQIFQGIILVSAVIGFVYGLIIEQFGWTVYIVLGGFAVSCLLTLPPWPMYRQNPLSWQPALPETTGETQHKPQENLKKKKHK, encoded by the exons ATGCTTTTTGAAACCGGAAGTCTAACCAGACAAATTGAATACTTTTTCTTCTTTCATCTGATTATCCAACATAGCAAGATGTTGTCAATATTCAACTCCATTCCAACACACATG GATTATAAAGGACAGAAACTGGCGGAGCAGATCTTCCAAGGAATCATACTTGTCTCAGCG GTGATTGGATTTGTTTACGGCCTCATCATTGAACAGTTTGGGTGGACTGTATACATAGTGTTAGGAGGTTTCGCTGTGTCTTGTTTG CTGACCCTGCCCCCCTGGCCCATGTACAGACAGAACCCCCTCTCCTGGCAGCCAGCCCTACCAGAGACTACGGGAGAAACCCAGCATAAGCCTCAGGAGAatctgaagaagaagaagcacaAGTAG
- the LOC109896888 gene encoding guanine nucleotide-binding protein-like 3, protein MKRPGLKKASKRVSCSKRYKIQKKVREHNRKLKKDAKKKGVGKKVKKDIGVPNKAPFKEDILREAEQRRLKLEEEKEKKKLAKQQQRAQKRKKENAASSDRDTKVKKARKELPSQEDLVKQMVKQSDPRNSNKHFCSELNKVIDASDVIIEVLDARDPLGCRCPQLEEAVLKRGGNKKLLFLLNKIDLVPKENVEKWLQCLQLEFPVVAFKASTQLQDKTVQEKKARFATLNGVVDQTKGVACYGGGCLLQLLGDFANGTGRGGSVKVGLVGFPNVGKSSLINSLKGMRACNAGVQRGITRCFQDVHISKNVKMIDSPGIVAAQSNPKAAMALRSLQVEDKQETVLEAVRTLLKQCNKQQVMLQYNVPDFRNSLEFLSFFAKKRGFLQKGGFPNTELAASTFLSDWTGAKLSYHCKAPEKPSLPPYLSEDIVTEMQKGWDLDKLRKSNEETLRSVKFPNQASSIILLSKGPTAGVLSDSDVVEDKPAQGPTEEEEMEGSCANQEDDGVEEVSDAEETDEPQIKTPVTKEPAKVRFQVPVPVNILSSVQTDDAYDFNTDFK, encoded by the exons ATGAAGCGCCCAG GGTTAAAGAAAGCAAGTAAACGTGTGTCTTGCTCCAAACGTTACAAAATACAGAAAAAG GTCCGGGAACACAACAGAAAACTAAAAAAAGATGCAAAAAAGAAAGGAGTAGGCAAAAAAGTGAAAAAGGATATTGGAGTTCCCAACAAAGCACCCTTCAAAGAGGATATTCTGCGGGAAGCAGAACAGAGGAGGTTAAAG CTTGaagaagaaaaagagaaaaaaaagcttGCCAAGCAACAACAACGGGCTCAGAAGAGGAAGAAGGAAAACGCTGCCAGTAGTGATAGAGACACCAAAGTGAAGAAAGCCAGAAAG GAGTTACCGTCACAGGAGGACCTTGTCAAACAGATGGTGAAACAAAGTGACCCGAGGAATTCAAATAAGCACTTTTGTTCAGAATTAAACAAG GTGATCGATGCCTCTGACGTTATAATTGAAGTCCTAGACGCCAGAGATCCCCTTGGCTGCAGGTGTCCACAGCTAGAGGAAGCTGTACTGAAGAGGGGTGGAAACAAGAAGCTACTATTCCTGTTGAACAAAATAG ATCTTGTCCCTAAAGAGAATGTGGAGAAGTGGCTGCAGTGTCTTCAGCTTGAGTTCCCAGTTGTGGCGTTCAAGGCGTCCACACAACTACAGGATAAAACGGTG CAAGAGAAGAAGGCTAGGTTTGCAACTCTTAATGGAGTAGTAGACCAGACCAAAGGAGTGGCGTGTTATGGTGGCGGCTGTCTTCTCCAGCTCCTAGGAGACTTTGCAaatgggacagggagagggggctCAGTAAAAGTGGGCTTAGTCG GGTTCCCCAACGTGGGGAAGAGCAGTTTGATCAACAGCCTAAAAGGGATGAGGGCCTGTAATGCAGGAGTCCAGAGAGGGATCACCAG GTGCTTCCAAGATGTCCACATCTCTAAAAATGTCAAGATGATTGACAGCCCAGGGATAGTGGCGGCCCAGTCTAACCCAAAAGCTGCCATGGCGCTGAGGAGTCTCCAGGTGGAGGACAAGCAGGAGACTGTTCTAGAGGCCGTCAGGACCCTGCTCAAACAGTGCAACAAACAACAG GTAATGCTTCAGTACAATGTTCCGGACTTCAGAAACTCGTTGGAGTTTTTATCCTTTTTTGCCAAGAAACGTGGATTTCTGCAGAAGGGTGGATTCCCTAACACAGAGCTGGCTGCCTCTACCTTCCTCAGTGATTGGACAGG GGCAAAGCTGAGTTATCACTGCAAAGCCCCTGAAAAGCCAAGTCTTCCCCCATACCTCTCTGAAGACATTGTAACAGAGATGCAGAAGGGCTGGGACTTGGACAAGCTGAGGAAGAGCAACGAGGAGACTCTAAGAA GTGTAAAGTTCCCAAACCAGGCCAGCAGCATCATCCTCCTGTCTAAAGGCCCCACTGCAGGAGTGCTGAGTGACAGTGACGTGGTTGAGGACAAACCTGCTCAAGGGCCCACtgaggaagaggagatggagggtaGCTGTGCGAACCAAGAG GATGATGGGGTTGAAGAGGTGTCTGATGCAGAGGAAACGGATGAACCACAGATAAAGACACCAGTCACAA AAGAACCAGCCAAAGTGAGGTTCCAGGTTCCTGTCCCAGTCAACATTCTCTCCTCAGTCCAGACAGATGATGCCTATGACTTCAACACAGATTTTAAATGA